Proteins from one Desulfuribacillus alkaliarsenatis genomic window:
- a CDS encoding phage tail protein, with product MLQRKSFVLKINRHFSKTTYNGSKTGVLKEAFQSYALDSMADDTVWHRCKLNANIPKDTNVYIAYYASNSKEFTESWQEIINNGTDFLLHKAKGRYLWLKIEYIGYGQEVPQIQDVQIDFPIEPLTWHLPEIYQQEPAATDLLNRYLGIFQSLMSDLDQDLEEYSRYLDIDKADNEFLPWLCRWLAISDHYLWPQEKLRMFMKNAYALYQVKGTKQAIEKVTEIYTDERPWIIEQYELTNENSREKDRLYSKLYGDNCYTFTVMVKEHAVPTQQHYLELKRIIESFTPAHGILQLVVLKSYLFLDSYTYLGVNSILTGSNSLILDGKSSIPFANMTDEWRSTE from the coding sequence ATGTTGCAACGTAAATCCTTCGTATTAAAGATAAACCGACATTTTTCCAAAACAACATATAATGGTTCAAAAACCGGAGTTCTAAAAGAAGCATTCCAAAGTTACGCCCTTGATAGCATGGCGGACGATACGGTTTGGCATCGGTGCAAGTTAAACGCTAATATTCCAAAGGATACTAATGTTTATATTGCTTATTACGCCAGCAATTCAAAAGAATTCACGGAAAGTTGGCAGGAGATTATTAATAATGGCACAGACTTTTTGTTACATAAAGCTAAGGGTAGGTATTTATGGCTGAAGATTGAATATATTGGCTATGGACAGGAAGTCCCACAAATTCAAGATGTACAGATAGACTTTCCAATCGAGCCACTCACCTGGCATCTTCCAGAAATCTATCAGCAAGAGCCTGCAGCGACGGATCTTTTAAACCGCTATCTAGGGATATTTCAATCTTTAATGAGTGATTTAGATCAAGATTTAGAAGAGTATAGCCGCTACCTAGATATCGACAAGGCAGACAATGAGTTTTTGCCCTGGCTATGTCGTTGGCTTGCTATTAGTGATCACTATCTGTGGCCACAGGAAAAACTACGAATGTTTATGAAGAATGCCTATGCTTTATATCAAGTAAAAGGAACAAAGCAAGCTATAGAGAAAGTGACAGAAATCTATACTGACGAACGTCCGTGGATTATTGAGCAATATGAGCTCACAAATGAAAACTCACGGGAGAAGGATAGATTATATAGTAAGTTATATGGAGACAACTGCTACACATTTACGGTTATGGTTAAAGAACATGCTGTACCTACACAGCAACACTATTTAGAACTTAAACGTATTATAGAAAGTTTTACCCCAGCCCATGGAATTTTACAACTAGTTGTATTAAAGTCATATCTTTTCTTAGATAGTTATACATATTTGGGTGTTAACTCAATACTAACAGGAAGCAATAGCTTAATCCTTGATGGGAAATCTAGTATTCCTTTTGCAAACATGACCGATGAATGGAGGAGCACGGAATGA